The Aneurinibacillus uraniidurans genome segment GTTTGCAATAGTTGACGTTAATTCATCTAACAGGTCGTCGGTACTTAGAGCTGTTCGTGCCCATCCCTGGTCAAATCCTACCCAACCTTCTTTTCGAGGGGACGGTTTTAACATCCTTAAAAATCCAGGTCCAAAGCATGTTTTAAATGATTCAACAATAGCCTTATGAAAATGCATTTCTAACAGGGCTTCTGTAATTGCATCGCTCATGATGAATATCTCCTTAGAAAGGCAGTAAGTCTAATTCTTAATAATCGATATTAAATAGGCACATTAAAATACTGTCCGTACTATCAAATTTTAAAAAAAGGTCTAGCTTAATATCGACTCTATTAACACCTTTGTTTTAAATTATACTCATTTTCCAAGATTTATAAAGATCGGACTAGGAAAAAAGGTATAGATGAAGTACAGTAAAAAATAGGGACACAGAGATTACATGTAGCAAGTAACGAAGCAACCGCGCTAAGGAGGGGGGCATCATCACTGTCAACCCTATATTTATCACAATTGAAGGACTATTTATATACTCATTCGCAGGTGCATAATGGGGCATAGTGTTTTTTGTTATATTTTGATGAACAAATCATGCAGTGATTTGGAATAATTTCAAAAATGATAGAACTAGCTAAAAGTCTGTGTACATTATATCTTTTTCAATTTGGATGCTCGAGTTTATATTAAAAAGGCTAAAGTCAGCTATTATTAGAAACTGAAACTATACTAACTACAATGACGGTCCTCTAACCCTTATTAATTGAATTCAAAAGGAACATATAAAGAGAATATTGTAAGTAACACTCAACTTTGACTCAGAAGGGAAACAAATAAAATAATAAGTAACTTAGAGGCTGAGCAGTTACTCAATTTTAAATTAGATCAGACATTTAAATATTGTCCGATATGTATGATAAATAGATTGGTACTATATAACAATTTATTTTTGAGAAAGAGGTGAATATAAAATGATTATTAAGAATTTAAAGATTCTTAATAAAGGGATGTCCATGGATTTACCTGATTGGATGAATTTCGCATTCCGATTAGGTGCATTTATAAATGAACATGGGATTAAGTATAAAAAAACAATGAAAATAATACTTTCTCTTCCCAGTGAACAATTCTTTTCTGTGTTAATTGCAATGGGGATAGCGGACAAGGCTTTTTCTATTAATAAACAGATGAGATCAATTAGAAAAAAAGTCCTAAGTTTAGAAAAAGGAAGCCGAATTATCTATCGAGATGAAGAGTCTTCTAGAAAAGCCTCAGTAATTTCTGTAGAGCCAAGTCCTGTATTTGAAAATGAAATGATTCTTAAAATTAAAGACAGAAATATTGAAAGAGGTATTCCTGAAAGACAATGGATGGACAGGGTTACGTTGCTAGATGAAGAATTCGATGAAATCAAAAGGACGAGAAAAGTAGGTAAAAACCAGAGGTTAGGTTTGGATAGCAGCCGTTTGTTAAAAGCGCTGTATTCCCCTAGTCAGTTACATAAAGTTGCTTTTTACCCGGGAGATACTTTTTATTTAATTGGAAATCCCGCACAAATAACGGAAACAATGAATGAAGAAATTTTTTTCTACAATGGGGTTCGCGGCTCGATTGCGGATTTTCTTTATTTAGATAACAGCAATAGTTATACAAATGGAAAATTATTTTCATCGCAAATGAAAAAAAATGATGTTGAGATAAATGTAGAAGTACCAGTTATTTATTCAGATCTACATAGTTTTTTGAAGCAAGATAAATATTTTTCCGAAAATCCGAAAATTATTTTATCGGGTAGAACTGATAACGAAAACAGACTGCATGAGGCAAGGGAAGACTTGAAAAGGAAGATATTTCAGGATAACCATAAATTTGTTACTGAGGAAATCGCCGAATATCTAAAATCCACTGAGACCTGCGTACCTTGCGGAGTTGAGTTCTTTGCTTGGAGGTAATAATTAATGAAATTTAGTAGTGTATTAGATTTATATAGTTTAGAAAAGAGTATTGTTTTATTTAAACATGTAAAAAGTGACCAGTTATTACCGTTAGCTAATAGTATTGAGAAATTTAGAGTGGAAACCCAGAATAGATACGATAATGATGAACATTTGATAGAGGTTTTGAACTTACTAAAGAAAGTATTTTTTAAGTTAGCAGGCAGTTTGCTACCGTATAACAAAGTTGTTAATAAGGATATTGAGGATCAGATTCTTTCTAAATTCCATCAAATTAAGAACAGTTACCCTGATCTATTTTCAAGTGTTGTAATTCAAATAGCGAAATTATTTAAGCAAGTGATAGAACAAACATTTAATAATTTGTGTGATTACATATATGAGTATATTAATAGCAGGGCAAAAGCAGGGTTAAAGGTAGCGATTGTCACAAAAAGAGCGATTTCAATTGAGGAAAGACAAATAATTAACAATCAATTGAAATCCTTTGTAAAGATGAGCTATTTTACTGAGAACAGCTTTAGAAAAGATATTGAAATCTTTGATGAGGTTATTTACATTGGAAATCCAACTTATTTTGGTGAATATGTTAAAAATACATTTAAAGGAAGGTTCGTTACGTTTATATCCTACGATATTTTTACAAATTCTTTAAGTCCCAAAAAAGTATTTGAAGATATTGAGAGAAAAAGTATATATAGCACACTGTATGAAAATGTCTCTTTTGGGGAGTCACTAGAAAGGAAAGGCAATATTGATTTAGAACAAGATGGATTATTACATTCGGCAGTAAGCAAATTCTTAGAGGAGCAGGAAACTAACATAAATGATAGTTCTCAAGATGCTGTTGAAGCATGTGTTGTGTATTTAGAGAATGATCGCTTTTTATTTGCTCCAATAGACTCAAAAATCCGTGTTTTTTCACCACATGAAAAAAGTAATTTAATTAAACAAATAAATTTTAAAGACATAGAGGAGGATGACTATATTGTTATTAGGAATGATAGGGATACCAAGTTGATTGCAGAAGTAGCTGACCAAGACATTTTAAAAACAAACGCAAAATATTATAGAAGTCTCCAAAATAAATGGAAGAATAAATTACGCTTCAATGTTCAAAGAAAAGGTATGAGAAAAGTAAGTGATATATTAATTAATAAATATCATATAAATACTGCTTCATTGGCTTCATTAAGATCTTGGTGTAATGAGGATTCTATTTGTCCAACTGAACTTCCTAAAATCCTAAAGGCTTTAAAGTACGATGAGAATAAAATAAAAGAAACGCATGAAACTATGAAGACAATACAGAGTGCACATAGAAAAGCAGGGAGAATTATTTCGGAAAAACTAATGAATGAACTGTCAAGTGATATATTAAAAGAATTACAAGAAAAAGGTTTTTACACCTTTATGTCAAGAGAGTTCAATGGAGCTTCATTTAACATTGAAAGAATTGTTTCAATAGATCGTTCAAAACACTTAATTGCACCATACAATCTTATAAAACCCATGAATATAGATTAATAAGAAAGGGATTATAACTATGGCTATCTCTTTAGAAAAATCACTCTATAATCGTCAAAAAGTAATAGATAATGTTAAAGAAGAAATAATCGGCCCTGGACAAATTAGGGACCACTACACAAAGTTTAATCCTATTGGTTCCACAACTTTTGAATCGAGAGAAGAATTATACAAACCTTACTATTGGGAAGTTGGCGGGATAAAAGAAGAAATACTTCAAAGAGAAACTCCGACTCAGAGATATGTTAGTGGACATTTGTTTCCATTAGGTACAAGCGAAAATGATGAAGCGGCCCTTGAAATTTTAATCGGTAAAGAGTCTAATGAGATTCAGGATAACGAGGAGATAGATAAGTTATTTGAGCATAAGGAAGGACTAGAGACAACTGAAGATTACGGTGAGGTAGAATTATTTCCTCAAAAAAGTGATTTTATGCCTTCAACCATGGGATTAACATTTTGTGTTGATAAAGATCTTCCAGAATTAAAAGTTAGGATAGAAGGAGGAACTTATACGCCGCATAATGTGAGGGTAAAAGGAGAGAGTAATACTGTTCAATGGTGGCTAAGAGAGACGATTGAGGGTCTATGGGATTTACCGTTAAATGAACTTATTAACCAAAGACAGTTGGAAAAAATGGTTGATATGAATAATAAAAAAGGAGAAAGGATCAGCCAGTATCAAATTAAATTTCAGGCGCGTCTTCGTGAGGTGAACGATAAAAATATCATAACAATAAGCGTTACAAATCAATCGAAAGTTCCAAAACTTAATGGACAACAATTAATTTTGTTTCAAGCAGTAATGAGTATCAGTACTCCTGAGAATTACGCGTTTTCTGTTTATCCAAAGCAATATCAAATGAAAAAGATATTGAGTGAAGAAGAGGCTTCATCTGAACTTCTTTATCGGAACGAAGGAGTATATGCTTTTGGTCATGGTTGTGCAGCACATTGGAAACAAAATTATTCAAATGTTCAGCAAATTAACACTACCTTTATGCCAGAATATGAAACACTTAGTATGACACCGAACGTTTTTATAAAACAAGGAGGGAGGGAGGTAGAGCTTGAAATTAAAATGAGTGACTTAGCAGGCCTTTCCTCTAATACACATCCTAAAGAAATTTTACAACCTCTGATTGACGGGTACAAAGATTGGATTTCGTCTAAACGAAAAGAAATAGTTAAACTTCCAGAACCTTTACAGAGTGTAGCAACCAAACATATGGAGCTATGTGAAGAAAGTTTAAATAGAATGTTAAGAGGTCTTGAGTTGCTTCAGGACCCCAAAATTTTGGAGGCCTTCCGACTAGCGAACACAGCTATACTTTTACAACAAGAAAACGGAAAGGTAAAACGTTTCGGTCGAGTTCAAGACAAACAAATTGTCTTCAATAAACTTATTAGAGATAGTGTATCAGATGAAAATATTCTTAAAAACGCAAGTAATACATGGAGAGCGTTTCAAATTGCTTTCATTTTGATGTCTATAGAATCACTAGTAGATGAAGCAAGTGATTCTAGGGAAATTGTTGATTTGATTTGGTTTCCCACCGGTGGAGGTAAGACGGAAGCCTATTTAGGTGTTGCTGCTTTTCAAATGATTCTTAGACGTCTTAGAAATCCTATGGATGCAGGCGTAGATATCATGATGAGGTACACTTTACGTCTCTTAACCGCAGACCAATTTCAGAGGTCTTCTAGGTTAATTTGTTCCTTAGAGTATTTACGGAAAAAGAGTCATAGTAAACTAGGTGATCTGCCGTTCTCGATTGGAATTTGGGTAGGTTCCAAAACTACACCTAATAATAATAAAGCAGCCAAAACAGCTCTTAGTAAACTTCAAAAAAATGAAAAGAATGCTCCGCAATTTATTGTAAACAATTGTCCATGGTGTGGTGCTCATTTAGGGTATTACGAAGATAAGGGTAGTAAGAAGAACCCTTACTTTGGTTATAAAATTTCGGATAATGATAGGTTGACAATACATTGTCCGGATAATAGTTGTGATTTTCATGATGAACTTCCAATTTATATAGTAGATGAGACCATATACCAAAAGAGACCTACCTTCTTAATAGGGACAGTTGATAAGTTTGTTCAATTGGTTTGGCAGCCTAAAGCAAGAGCATTGTTTGGGATTGATCAAGAAGGAGCGAGATTTGTTAATCCTCCATCGTTAATAGTACAAGACGAATTACATTTAATTTCAGGACCATTAGGTACACTTACAGGGTTATTTGAAACCCTGGTTGAAGAACTGTGCCTAAAAAATGTAAATGATAGGATTATTAAACCTAAAATAATTGCTGCTACTGCAACTATAAAACAATTTGAGGAGCAAGCGCTTGCTTTGTTTGGTAGGAAAAAGGCACGTTTGTTTCCGAGCCCAGGGTTGGAAAGCGAAGATTCATTTTTTGCAACTCCAGCGATTAATAAAGAAAACGGCAAACCAATGCCCGGAAGAAAATATGTTGGAGTTTATACAACAACCGTTCGTATCATGATGTCTCAAGTCATGACCTTTTCGTCTATTCTCCAATCTTCTACGGAAATAAATGAGGATGAGAGAGATCCATACTGGACATTACTAGCATTTTATAATACTTTACGTGAGCTTGGTGGAGGATTAACTTTATCGCAAACTGACATACCTCAATATTCCGGGGCCATGTCAATGAGAAAGGGTACTCTTAAGAATATTAGATATACTAATAACGTTTTACAATTATCTTCAGGAAAACAAAGCCATGAAATCTCCAAAACTATTGATGACTTAAAAGTAACTTATAACTCTAGTATGGAAAAAGAAAGAGACACTACTATCGATTTGTGTTTAGCATCGAATATTATCGAAGTAGGTGTGGATATTGACCGACTTTCTGTTATGGCAATAGTAGGTCAACCTAAAATGACTGCACAGTATATTCAGGTAAGTGGGCGTGTAGGACGTCGTTGGTGGGAGAGACCGGGATTAATATTTACTTTATATTCAAATACGAAGTCTAGGGATAAATCTCACTTTGAGCACTTTAGAGAGTATCATCAAAAGTTATATGCTCAAGTTGAATCTACAAGTGTTACTCCTTTTTCAGACTCCTGCTTGGATAGAGGATTACACGCAGTTGTTATTGGGTACATGCGGCAAGCATTAAATGATGATGTGGCAAGGACACCTGACTGGGATGAAATAAAAAAGCAATTGCATAGTAAGATTATACCTTTCTATAATCGTTTGATTGATAGAGCGAAACTTGTTGACCCAGAACAAGTAGATGAACTTAAAAGTAGATTTCTTTCAATATTGAAAAGACTTGAGCGTGGTGGATATACTGCTTGGAAAGTTGATGCTAAAGTGAATGGTTATATGTATTCAGCAGGTACAACCATCCCGCAAATTCTCAAAAGTAAAGCAGAACCGATGATAAATACAATGAGAAATGTGGATTCAGAATGTAGAGGACTTATTGCATCAATATACCAATCGGACTTAGATGATAATAGCAGTGAGAATGAAAGTGGTTGGGAGGCATTATTTTCATGAGAGACTTACCTTTGAGAAGAGGACAACTTGTTACAACTTTTGGTCCGGGTGCCTTAGTTATTAGTCCAGAAGGAGAATCAGCAATGATTGGTTCCCTTGATAAATGGTACTATGATAAAAATGAAAATCGTATTGAATCCTTTGAGGAATTTGAAATTCAAGAGCCGAGATTAAGATCCTTGTTAAAGGTAAAACAACTTTTATTGCCTCCCGATTTTAGGCCGAGTTACCAATATAAAGGTGTTGGTAAAGCGATAACCCAGACTAATACAGATTTATATATTCCATTGTTACGCTTTCCAACATGGCATTACTGTCCTGTTTGTAAAACGTTGCATCAAACATCTATGGCCTCTAGAACTAGTTGGTTGGATTGTAAAGAATGTAAAAAGCAAAGGAAAATGATACAAGTACCTTTTGTAATTTTGTGTGAACATGGTCACATCTCAGACTTTCCTTGGAGGGAGTGGGTTCATGGCGATGAAAATACAAACTGCAGAGGACTAATGAAACTTGTTTCTACAGGTGGGGCAACATTAGATTCTTTGAAGGTTAAATGTAGTTGTAGCAAAGGTACTGAAAGGTCCCTAAAGGGAATTATGTCACGAAAAACCACTTCCGATTTAGATGAGAGTGGAATCAGTGAATTGAGTAGAATGTTAAATAAAAAAACAAATGAGTTATATAAATGTCCAGGTAAAATGCCTTGGTACGGAACAGAGAATGATAAAGAAAGTTGTTCCTCCTTTCCAATAGCAGCATTAAAAAATTCTGTTAATGTTTATTTTTCTAATACAATAAGTGCAATTCATCTACCGGGAGAGCACAACATAGAAGTAGAGAACCTAATAGATATGTTTGAGAGGTATGGTATAACTTCTTCTTGGCTAAGCGATTTTGAGAAAATCGAAGATAAGATTAAGATAGCGAAAAAATTATGTCCTCCTGAAATAAATGAGTATAATGATTCTGATATTGAACTTGCAATACTATATATTGAAGGTGCAGTAGGAGAAGATCAAGAAACACCTGAACAAATTAATACTAGAAGGGCAGAAATTGAGTTAAGAAAAAAAGAATTTGAAACATTAATAAAGGAAGTAGACACTAAAAACCTAAAGGTTAGAAAGGATTGGACTAATACACAAGAATCTAATTATGACATATCGATAAATTTTAATATAATTAATAGAGTTACAAAGTTAAAAGAAACTATTGCTTTAACAGGTTTTAGTAGACTAAGTACGCGTGAAAATGAGGGTGGAAATCAAATAGGAAATGGAAAAAAGTTATTGTTTAAGGATCCGATTCTTCCAAATAATAATTGGTTACCTGCATATAAAGTTTATGGCGAAGGAATATTTTTCACTTTAAATTTAGAGAAATTAATTACTTGGGAGCAAAGAACAGACGTTTCTAGATATTTCAATAAATTAATAACTCGAATTGAAAAAAGAGGGGCAAATGTAGAAGATGCTCTACTAAAACCTAGAAATATTCTCTTGCACACCTTGTCACACATAATCATAGATGAACTCGCTTTAACTTGTGGTTATAATTCTGCATCTCTCCGTGAACGCCTTTATTTTAATGAGGATCAATGTGGTACTTTAATTTATACTTCATCAGGCGACGTTGATGGTACCTTTGGAGGACTGGTTAGAATGGGAAAGAAAGAAAGGTTCTTTCCAATAGTTGGAAAGGCTATTGATAAAGCAAGATGGTGTAGTTCAGATCCGGTTTGTTCTGAAATTGGTAAAATTTCCGGACAAGGGGTAAATAATTTTAATGGTGCTGCTTGTCATAGTTGTTCATACCTCCCTGAAACTTCATGTGAATTGAGGAATTTATTTTTGGATAGGACTCTATTAATTGATCCTCAAATGGGTTTTTTTAATATTAGTTAGCTTATTACACTTGTCCGATGTTGGTATAACCAGCATCGGACATTTTAGATCATTGTTGTTAACACCGGCATTTTTTCCTTAAAACCACCGTTTTAAAACTTCTTAGAAGGCACTATGATGAGAAATCTTCTTTTTAGCTTTTTTAACATCTTCATTTGGTGAACTTACTCTTCGAGCTTTTTTCCTGCTACGTTACGATATCATGGGTAGTTTTGTTAGCATGCTATTCCAAATCGAACCACGAGACTTTTTGTCGTTTTTTGGCGAATAATTCATGAAGAATTTTAATATATCTTGCAGGATAATAGGAGTAGTGCTAAAGTCAATGTTCTTTCTATCGTATTCTAGACTTCAAAAAGATTTCATATGAAAGATATGTATTAAGGGGTAGGAGTCGACATTTTGTTTAAAAGTCAAGGGGAGGATTATTTATGCCAACAGCAGGAGATACCTTTATTACAACGTTGAAACGAGCACATCTAGAATGGGGAGCCCACCGGTATACTAGTTCAAGGGGAACTGTATATGGGGAAGGTTACTTACAAATACCGAGACGAGAGGCAAGGCATATTGGAATTTATAACAGTAATCACCCCTATGCTCGATATACTTTTAATTGCAGTTCTGTAGATGGATTTTTACAGAATGTCACTTTAAAGGCATCGGGTTGCAGTAGAGCTGGGGATGCTTATGCGAAGCAGTTTCAAGGTAGTGGCAACTTAAAATTGCTCGGGGATTGGTTTAACTACGTAGGTGCCCAAATAGGAGATAAAGTTAGAATTAGTTGGATAAGTCCAACAGACATTGAAATTGAAAAAATATAATTGTTGTAAAAATATACTTTATGAAGTTGAAGAAATGATAGGCAGAGAACTATTTCAGCTTATTTTCCTTGATCATAGAGGATTTATGAAGGCGCCCCAGGTTCTAGAAGCAGAAGATTATACATTGGATAAAGTGTTAGATGACATAGAAATAGCAAGGCAAACTCTTTGTTTAACAGATTTCATTATATTGGGGCACCCGTGACACGCTTTCATGGCTTTGGAATATGCAAGAAAATATCCTGAACATGTCCAAAAAGTTATCTTGTTAAATTCAGCACCTACAAATAGCCAGGAAAGGCAGCATGAAAGTTGTGTATTTTTTAATGAGACGGCAAGTCCGGAAAGAAAGAGACAGTTTGAAAAGGATATTGCTTTATTAGAAAGTGACATCAAGCAGGACCCTGAACGACGATTTGTCCGCATATGTATTTGTATGGGAGCGTACAGTTTTACGATTATACATTTGACGCGGTGCATATGTGGGATGGAGTATAAACGAATATGCCAATTATTGATTGTTTGTGAGGAGAGGCGTTCGGAGAGTTAAATCTTATACAGTCACTGAACACTTTCAATAAACCAGTGTTTATTAGTTTAGGCAGATATGATTATTTGGTAGGGCCTGTTTCACTTTGGGACTCTATTGATGACACGTATAATCATGTGAAGAAAGTAATTTTTGAGCATAGTGGACATAATCCTATGTTTGAAGAACCTCAATCCTTTGATCGAGAACTAATCAAGTGGATTTGTGAGGGCAAATAAGAATTTTATATATGATTCAACGAAAGGGCTGACCCAAACGTCTAACTAGACGAATGGGTGACAGCCTCTTTTTCTTGTTTTCGGGTTCCATTCATTCCTTATCAATCGGAGAAGAAATATGATCTTCATATCGATCAAAATACAGGTGCCCATTTGTCCCCATAACAGCGTAACAAACATCAGATAGAATCAATCCGCGTTTCGATACCTCTCTTACGATCCAGTCTGTCGTCAGCTGCTGCTGATGTAAGTTCTTTTCCATAATTTCGCCTTCTATAATTAACTCAACAGGAAACCGTACAGTAGATGGTGGATTCAAAGCTAAATCCTGTATCGTTACATGACGGAAGGCTGGCTTTTTTAATACGGATAAAGTGCCATTGGTTTCGAGGATAGCGTAGTCCACTTCCTCAACATTAAAGATATCTTTTTCTCTTAATCCCTGATTTAAAGAATCAAATGTATATTTCAATTTCCGCATGTTTTGTTCTAGTATTTTGCCATTTTGTATGACAACTGTTGGTTCTCCTACTATCCACTTTCTTGCTTTACGGCTTCGTAATGCAAGGAAAGTCAAAGCCAAAGCAATTCCACTGAATATCAGCAAAGAAATGACAAAATATAAGAATTTTATTTTAATATTAAAAACTGTATTACCTGCAATGGATCCTAATGTGATCGCAGCAACAAATTGATGATACGTCATTTGGGCAATCATTTGTTTGCCAATTACGTGTGCCAGTAACATAAGTGAGAGGAACGCTACGAAGGCTCTCATCATGATTTCAATAATATCGGACATGTATAATCCCCCCTTAAAA includes the following:
- a CDS encoding helicase-related protein, translated to MAISLEKSLYNRQKVIDNVKEEIIGPGQIRDHYTKFNPIGSTTFESREELYKPYYWEVGGIKEEILQRETPTQRYVSGHLFPLGTSENDEAALEILIGKESNEIQDNEEIDKLFEHKEGLETTEDYGEVELFPQKSDFMPSTMGLTFCVDKDLPELKVRIEGGTYTPHNVRVKGESNTVQWWLRETIEGLWDLPLNELINQRQLEKMVDMNNKKGERISQYQIKFQARLREVNDKNIITISVTNQSKVPKLNGQQLILFQAVMSISTPENYAFSVYPKQYQMKKILSEEEASSELLYRNEGVYAFGHGCAAHWKQNYSNVQQINTTFMPEYETLSMTPNVFIKQGGREVELEIKMSDLAGLSSNTHPKEILQPLIDGYKDWISSKRKEIVKLPEPLQSVATKHMELCEESLNRMLRGLELLQDPKILEAFRLANTAILLQQENGKVKRFGRVQDKQIVFNKLIRDSVSDENILKNASNTWRAFQIAFILMSIESLVDEASDSREIVDLIWFPTGGGKTEAYLGVAAFQMILRRLRNPMDAGVDIMMRYTLRLLTADQFQRSSRLICSLEYLRKKSHSKLGDLPFSIGIWVGSKTTPNNNKAAKTALSKLQKNEKNAPQFIVNNCPWCGAHLGYYEDKGSKKNPYFGYKISDNDRLTIHCPDNSCDFHDELPIYIVDETIYQKRPTFLIGTVDKFVQLVWQPKARALFGIDQEGARFVNPPSLIVQDELHLISGPLGTLTGLFETLVEELCLKNVNDRIIKPKIIAATATIKQFEEQALALFGRKKARLFPSPGLESEDSFFATPAINKENGKPMPGRKYVGVYTTTVRIMMSQVMTFSSILQSSTEINEDERDPYWTLLAFYNTLRELGGGLTLSQTDIPQYSGAMSMRKGTLKNIRYTNNVLQLSSGKQSHEISKTIDDLKVTYNSSMEKERDTTIDLCLASNIIEVGVDIDRLSVMAIVGQPKMTAQYIQVSGRVGRRWWERPGLIFTLYSNTKSRDKSHFEHFREYHQKLYAQVESTSVTPFSDSCLDRGLHAVVIGYMRQALNDDVARTPDWDEIKKQLHSKIIPFYNRLIDRAKLVDPEQVDELKSRFLSILKRLERGGYTAWKVDAKVNGYMYSAGTTIPQILKSKAEPMINTMRNVDSECRGLIASIYQSDLDDNSSENESGWEALFS
- the drmB gene encoding DUF1998 domain-containing protein — encoded protein: MRDLPLRRGQLVTTFGPGALVISPEGESAMIGSLDKWYYDKNENRIESFEEFEIQEPRLRSLLKVKQLLLPPDFRPSYQYKGVGKAITQTNTDLYIPLLRFPTWHYCPVCKTLHQTSMASRTSWLDCKECKKQRKMIQVPFVILCEHGHISDFPWREWVHGDENTNCRGLMKLVSTGGATLDSLKVKCSCSKGTERSLKGIMSRKTTSDLDESGISELSRMLNKKTNELYKCPGKMPWYGTENDKESCSSFPIAALKNSVNVYFSNTISAIHLPGEHNIEVENLIDMFERYGITSSWLSDFEKIEDKIKIAKKLCPPEINEYNDSDIELAILYIEGAVGEDQETPEQINTRRAEIELRKKEFETLIKEVDTKNLKVRKDWTNTQESNYDISINFNIINRVTKLKETIALTGFSRLSTRENEGGNQIGNGKKLLFKDPILPNNNWLPAYKVYGEGIFFTLNLEKLITWEQRTDVSRYFNKLITRIEKRGANVEDALLKPRNILLHTLSHIIIDELALTCGYNSASLRERLYFNEDQCGTLIYTSSGDVDGTFGGLVRMGKKERFFPIVGKAIDKARWCSSDPVCSEIGKISGQGVNNFNGAACHSCSYLPETSCELRNLFLDRTLLIDPQMGFFNIS
- a CDS encoding DUF421 domain-containing protein, encoding MSDIIEIMMRAFVAFLSLMLLAHVIGKQMIAQMTYHQFVAAITLGSIAGNTVFNIKIKFLYFVISLLIFSGIALALTFLALRSRKARKWIVGEPTVVIQNGKILEQNMRKLKYTFDSLNQGLREKDIFNVEEVDYAILETNGTLSVLKKPAFRHVTIQDLALNPPSTVRFPVELIIEGEIMEKNLHQQQLTTDWIVREVSKRGLILSDVCYAVMGTNGHLYFDRYEDHISSPIDKE